The following are encoded in a window of Diorhabda sublineata isolate icDioSubl1.1 chromosome 3, icDioSubl1.1, whole genome shotgun sequence genomic DNA:
- the LOC130441381 gene encoding AT-rich interactive domain-containing protein 2 isoform X4 — translation MANFLGKDQATYAKERDVFLRDLQHFHEIRGTPFKRAPTLGGKEVDLYLLYTLVTAQGGWLRVNSKNTWSEILPLLKLPSSCVNGCVAIKQTYLRYLDRWEKVHFLHEDADRASDDDEESRHKRWSARSLHSVPCSYNYSQHNVTEINREHNHLSTNLYKQSDYDRLSLSLISPLPNEQDFAINVCTLLSNDGKHTLKLEKHPRLINYLLAHAGVFSHSSLRKLFIHFYNVVRKKPIHNFWKDVLESPEYLDLTNEAIFKALDSETTTKTSSSSLILGQEEIEEKAAGSITIDVSTNDQQKETTDSVDCEIVEDTCDTFKLKLNPEDSELFCLKRNLGTQDYIGQRVLQIATILRNLSFIEENVPVLVKNSCFVRFLLLCSISRWNVLKNLGTDMLSNIASEFIVRDLQSDILAAKLLKIVTDGLKSQDRAACISSLEVLNKLSQNEQNEEVMQKSLQKQVYTNVCSFLTLHDVMLLIYTLECLYSLSSLGEKSCNYIIVNHGVIDTLVALITVEGKSYGPKACIGMKLVETLPSGTSQQAQVQNTTQSQTNQTQTQTVSTVTATLTVSSSSSTFTTINSNMTVVTTSTLTPVVSSSSPTPKSAPSTPVRQVPIVPQRLLPITPTPVVTTATPSTSSVIQSTSTIMTPQQLIQQQHAHQQVIHENEQFALAWLRATYEPCANGKVDHQELYKHYLNSCSTIGRKGVISPLHFPRCVRSIFGGTVGPNPMKQSNSSDPQFYDGIKVRDKPLIINIPPSATPQTKPSVFIPSPAPKIQQVRRKSSVQPILLTSQGQGNALTVVADNNGTGTDVAASAPSPASPILKAQLSAPPKQRDASPVSTKGDTKSQAIAHPHLSQALLGLGNTSTTSSSGVINKDNLTTASTSSTGATGQTSNTSLIKSLLATKVAARQQRLLAQQATDKTSIKEPLKSSRLNGVRQLFSDTDIGDPSVSSTTQFTDLTKGKKEPPQPPPPPLAPLSNNVKGGKQNRIDNEDSDSLGNHSAASSSGIGTVGLGGVSSTEDGENSLTSFEGLLNGIPNADNALTEDSNSKDSLKHGEISMHKPLRLADLLEKKFEKSPPLLNGGMRKELRLGEKAMDLVENHIEKALSRENDNNADTKMEIDIKEDIVSKEEVHREMVGIKRSASEEMMEIEAKRPLLSSNINGSSTAASPAPDSSSSNGDDGPSRVSTAAAKLFADIAADILEDEDEEQLLQEAQSTQIVTDNQSQVQLQTQAPLQQIIMDNSQQMLLTQQRQIIVSQAQIPGTNQMVFSTGGHLKTQSGQTVIVQNTSGQRSMMLAQPNSGPILLSQGLQGQMQIVASSQAGQYVLQTSSAGGQGTAYVVAQPQTAMVHGGQQQTVLLAQTSQQQGTGAKTIIILQQQPTSATPTQHQKVVVTPQGQQVVVTQVPRPIVHTSSVSNNVSPVNKVTKTTAGAATTNTNTSSQTQPATNSNLSTDKKEDIKKHKIARDLTTPYICEWNDCLIERRFKSANEVYLHACEAHCPSGTEEIICQWDRCDNMKRRRFSLMTHLHDKHCNTEAMKQSLTKRKQAAQNNNKTEMPAPSAPSPHPGYAPDAALHAIKRHAMEFVNPKELQDDNEGPVTKSIRLTASLILRNLVIYSSQCKRYLKSYESHLANVALSNVESSRTIAQILFDMNDGSTHR, via the exons GTCAACTCGAAGAACACCTGGTCCGAAATTTTACCCCTCTTGAAGCTTCCTTCGTCCTGCGTTAATGGATGTGTTGCTATCAAACAAACATATTTGAG ATATTTGGACCGATGGGAGAAGGTACATTTCCTCCATGAAGATGCAGATCGTGCCAGTGACGACGACGAAGAAAGCAGACATAAGCGCTGGTCCGCGAGATCTCTACATTCAGTACCTTGTTCCTACAATTACTCCCAACATAATGTAACAG aaatcaaCAGGGAACACAACCATCTTTCTACTAACTTGTACAAGCAATCCGATTACGATCGACTCTCTTTATCCTTGATATCTCCATTACCGAATGAACAAGATTTCGCCATCAACGTATGCACGTTACTCTCCAATGATGGAAAACATACTTTGAAGCTAGAAAAACATCCACGTTTGATTAATTATCTGCTAGCACACGCCGGAGTTTTCAGTCATA gttcCTTGAGAAAATTGTTCATCCATTTTTACAACGTGGTCAGGAAGAAACCCATCCATAATTTTTGGAAAGATGTCCTCGAATCGCCGGAATACCTCGATCTGACAAACGAAGCCATATTCAAAGCATTAGATTCCGAAACCACCACGAAAACAAGTTCTTCTTCCCTCATACTCGGTcaagaagaaatagaagaaaaagcAGCAGGTTCAATAACCATCGACGTTTCCACGAACGatcaacaaaaagaaacaacagACAGTGTAGATTGTGAGATCGTCGAAGATACATGTGatactttcaaattaaaactgAATCCTGAAGATAGTGAactgttttgtttaaaaaggaatttgGGTACGCAGGATTACATAGGTCAAAGGGTATTACAAATCGCCACCATATTGAGGAACCTCAGTTTCATCGAGGAAAATGTACCGGTATTAGTGAAGAATAGTTGTTTCGTTAGATTTTTGTTATTGTGTAGTATATCGCGTTGGAACGTTCTGAAGAATCTCGGTACGGATATGCTCAGTAATATAGCATCGGAATTTATAGTGAGAGATTTGCAAAGTGACATTTTAGCAGctaaattgttgaaaatcgTTACGGACGGTTTGAAGAGCCAAGATCGAGCCGCTTGCATATCTTCTTTGgaagttttgaataaattgagtCAAAACGAACAGAACGAAGAAGTGATGCAAAAATCTTTGCAGAAACAAGTTTATACGAACGTTTGTTCCTTTTTAACTTTACACGATGTCATGTTGTTAATTTATACTTTGGAATGTTTATattctttgtcttctttgggtGAAAAATCTTGTAATTATATTATCGTTAATCACGGTGTTATTGACACTTTGGTGGCTTTAATAACGGTTGAAGGTAAAAGTTACGGTCCAAAAGCTTGTATCGGGATGAAATTGGTGGAAACTTTACCTAGCGGTACCAGCCAGCAGGCTCAG GTTCAAAATACTACCCAGTCACAAACAAATCAGACCCAAACTCAAACAGTGTCAACTGTAACTGCAACCTTAACAGTATCCTCGTCCAGTTCAACGTTTACTACTATCAATTCGAATATGACTGTCGTTACAACTTCAACTCTCACCCCAGTGGTTAGTAGTAGTAGTCCTACTCCGAAATCAGCACCTAGTACGCCTGTGAGACAAGTACCTATAGTACCACAGAGGCTTTTGCCTATCACTCCCACACCAGTGGTTACAACAG CAACACCTTCTACGTCTTCTGTAATTCAATCTACGTCAACGATCATGACGCCTCAACAGTTGATTCAACAACAGCACGCCCATCAACAGGTCATACACGAAAATGAACAGTTCGCATTGGCTTGGTTAAGGGCGACTTATGAACCCTGCGCAAATGGTAAAGTCGATCATCAGGAACTTTATAAGCACTATTTGAATTCTTGTTCGACTATTGGAAGAAAGGGGGTCATATCGCCCCTACATTTTCCAAGATGTGTACG aTCTATTTTTGGCGGCACAGTGGGACCGAATCCCATGAAACAATCGAATTCGTCCGATCCCCAGTTTTACGACGGTATCAAGGTGCGAGACAAACCCCTCATAATCAATATCCCGCCATCTGCAACGCCCCAAACTAAACCCTCCGTATTTATCCCGTCTCCCGCCCCGAAAATTCAACAAGTACGTCGAAAATCGTCAGTACAACCAATTTTATTAACGTCTCAGGGACAGGGAAACGCGCTGACCGTGGTGGCGGACAATAACGGGACGGGAACCGACGTCGCCGCGTCTGCGCCGTCTCCCGCCTCGCCGATACTTAAGGCGCAACTTAGCGCCCCGCCTAAACAAAGGGACGCATCACCCGTGTCGACCAAAGGCGATACGAAAAGTCAG GCCATAGCTCATCCTCATCTTAGTCAAGCTCTACTCGGTTTGGGTAATACTTCGACGACTAGTAGTAGTGGAGTtattaataaagataatttaacGACAGCGTCGACGTCGTCGACGGGAGCAACAGGTCAGACAAGTAATACGTCGCTTATAAAAAGCCTTCTGGCGACAAAG GTGGCTGCACGTCAACAGCGACTCCTAGCCCAACAAGCCACCGATAAAACCTCGATAAAGGAACCTTTGAAATCGTCGAGATTAAACGGCGTTCGACAACTTTTTTCCGATACCGATATAGGAGATCCTTCGGTATCATCTACAACCCAATTCACCGATTTGACTAAGGGGAAGAAAGAACCGCCCCAACCGCCACCTCCGCCTCTGGCGCCGCTCAGTAACAACGTCAAAGGTGGTAAGCAGAATAGAATCGACAATGAGGACAGCGATTCCCTTGGGAATCATTCGGCTGCTTCTAGTTCCGGTATAGGAACAGTCG GTTTGGGAGGTGTGTCTTCGACGGAAGACGGCGAAAATTCCTTAACCAGTTTCGAAGGGCTACTAAACGGAATACCTAACGCTGACAACGCCCTAACCGAAGACAGTAATTCCAAAGATTCTTTAAAACACGGCGAGATATCGATGCATAAACCCCTTAGGCTGGCCGACCTTTTAGaaaagaaattcgaaaaaagtcCCCCCCTGTTGAACGGCGGTATGAGAAAAGAATTAAGACTGGGCGAAAAGGCCATGGATTTGGTAGAAAATCACATCGAAAAGGCGTTAAGTAGAGAAAACGACAACAATGCCGATACAAAAATGGAAATTGACATTAAAGAAGACATCGTCTCCAAAGAAGAGGTCCACAGAGAAATG GTTGGTATAAAACGAAGCGCCTCCGAAGAAATGATGGAAATTGAAGCGAAACGTCCTCTACTATCCAGCAACATCAACGGTTCCTCGACAGCAGCCTCCCCGGCACCAGATTCGTCGAGTTCTAACGGCGACGACGGTCCTTCGAGAGTATCCACCGCCGCAGCTAAACTCTTCGCGGATATAGCTGCGGATATATTAGAAGACGAAGATGAGGAACAATTGTTACAAGAAGCACAATCGACGCAGATAGTAACTGACAACCAATCTCAGGTGCAACTACAAACCCAGGCTCCTTTACAACAGATCATAATGGACAACAGTCAACAGATGTTGTTGACTCAGCAGAGGCAGATCATCGTTTCGCAAGCTCAGATACCAGGAACAAATCAAATGGTCTTTTCGACAG gTGGTCATTTGAAAACCCAATCTGGTCAAACTGTAATAGTTCAAAATACATCCGGTCAAAGATCGATGATGTTGGCACAACCTAATTCCGGGCCGATTCTTCTTTCCCAAGGTCTGCAAGGACAAATGCAGATAGTGGCTAGTTCGCAGGCGGGTCAATACGTTTTACAAACTAGCAGCGCTGGTGGTCAAGGAACGGCGTACGTAGTTGCCCAACCGCAAACTGCGATGGTACACGGAGGTCAACAACAAACTGTACTTTTAGCTCAAACGTCCCAACAACAAGGCACCGGCGCTAAAACCATCATTATTTTACAACAACAACCCACTTCAGCTACACCGACGCAACACCAGAAGGTTGTAGTTACACCGCAAGGACAACAG GTTGTCGTGACTCAAGTTCCTAGGCCTATAGTACATACTTCATCGGTATCTAATAACGTTTCGCCAGTTAATAAAGTTACGAAAACGACAGCCGGCGCTGCAACAACTAATACGAATACTTCTTCTCAAACACAACCCGCTACCAATTCGAATTTATCGACTGATAAAAAGGAGGATATCAAAAAGCACAAGATCGCCAGAGATCTGACAACGCCTTATATTTGCGAATGGAACGATTGTTTGAT TGAAAGAAGATTCAAATCTGCCAACGAAGTTTATCTGCACGCTTGCGAAGCTCATTGTCCATCCGGTACTGAGGAAATAATTTGTCAATGGGACAGATGTGATAATATGAAAAGAAGAAGGTTCTCGTTGATGACTCACCTCCATGACAAACATTGTAACACCGAG gCGATGAAACAAAGTTTGACGAAACGGAAGCAGGCGGctcagaataataataaaactgaaatgcCTGCACCATCGGCTCCTAGTCCCCATCCCGGTTACGCTCCAGATGCAGCTTTACACGCGATCAAAAGACATGCCATGGAATTCGTAAATCCCAAGGAATTACAA gATGACAATGAAGGTCCAGTTACAAAAAGTATTCGTTTAACGGCATCGCTAATTTTAAGAAATCTTGTTATTTACAGTAGTCAATGTAAAAG GTACTTAAAATCCTACGAGTCCCATTTGGCGAATGTGGCCCTTAGTAATGTAGAATCATCAAGGACTATAGCACAAATTCTTTTCGATATGAATGACGGTTCTACGCATAGGTGA
- the LOC130441381 gene encoding AT-rich interactive domain-containing protein 2 isoform X2: MANFLGKDQATYAKERDVFLRDLQHFHEIRGTPFKRAPTLGGKEVDLYLLYTLVTAQGGWLRVNSKNTWSEILPLLKLPSSCVNGCVAIKQTYLRYLDRWEKVHFLHEDADRASDDDEESRHKRWSARSLHSVPCSYNYSQHNVTEINREHNHLSTNLYKQSDYDRLSLSLISPLPNEQDFAINVCTLLSNDGKHTLKLEKHPRLINYLLAHAGVFSHSSLRKLFIHFYNVVRKKPIHNFWKDVLESPEYLDLTNEAIFKALDSETTTKTSSSSLILGQEEIEEKAAGSITIDVSTNDQQKETTDSVDCEIVEDTCDTFKLKLNPEDSELFCLKRNLGTQDYIGQRVLQIATILRNLSFIEENVPVLVKNSCFVRFLLLCSISRWNVLKNLGTDMLSNIASEFIVRDLQSDILAAKLLKIVTDGLKSQDRAACISSLEVLNKLSQNEQNEEVMQKSLQKQVYTNVCSFLTLHDVMLLIYTLECLYSLSSLGEKSCNYIIVNHGVIDTLVALITVEGKSYGPKACIGMKLVETLPSGTSQQAQVQNTTQSQTNQTQTQTVSTVTATLTVSSSSSTFTTINSNMTVVTTSTLTPVVSSSSPTPKSAPSTPVRQVPIVPQRLLPITPTPVVTTATPSTSSVIQSTSTIMTPQQLIQQQHAHQQVIHENEQFALAWLRATYEPCANGKVDHQELYKHYLNSCSTIGRKGVISPLHFPRCVRSIFGGTVGPNPMKQSNSSDPQFYDGIKVRDKPLIINIPPSATPQTKPSVFIPSPAPKIQQVRRKSSVQPILLTSQGQGNALTVVADNNGTGTDVAASAPSPASPILKAQLSAPPKQRDASPVSTKGDTKSQAIAHPHLSQALLGLGNTSTTSSSGVINKDNLTTASTSSTGATGQTSNTSLIKSLLATKVAARQQRLLAQQATDKTSIKEPLKSSRLNGVRQLFSDTDIGDPSVSSTTQFTDLTKGKKEPPQPPPPPLAPLSNNVKGGKQNRIDNEDSDSLGNHSAASSSGIGTVGLGGVSSTEDGENSLTSFEGLLNGIPNADNALTEDSNSKDSLKHGEISMHKPLRLADLLEKKFEKSPPLLNGGMRKELRLGEKAMDLVENHIEKALSRENDNNADTKMEIDIKEDIVSKEEVHREMVGIKRSASEEMMEIEAKRPLLSSNINGSSTAASPAPDSSSSNGDDGPSRVSTAAAKLFADIAADILEDEDEEQLLQEAQSTQIVTDNQSQVQLQTQAPLQQIIMDNSQQMLLTQQRQIIVSQAQIPGTNQMVFSTGGHLKTQSGQTVIVQNTSGQRSMMLAQPNSGPILLSQGLQGQMQIVASSQAGQYVLQTSSAGGQGTAYVVAQPQTAMVHGGQQQTVLLAQTSQQQGTGAKTIIILQQQPTSATPTQHQKVVVTPQGQQVVVTQVPRPIVHTSSVSNNVSPVNKVTKTTAGAATTNTNTSSQTQPATNSNLSTDKKEDIKKHKIARDLTTPYICEWNDCLIERRFKSANEVYLHACEAHCPSGTEEIICQWDRCDNMKRRRFSLMTHLHDKHCNTEAMKQSLTKRKQAAQNNNKTEMPAPSAPSPHPGYAPDAALHAIKRHAMEFVNPKELQLKPPLPVTAGSTAAVVARGGPPPTPDQDDNEGPVTKSIRLTASLILRNLVIYSSQCKRYLKSYESHLANVALSNVESSRTIAQILFDMNDGSTHR; this comes from the exons GTCAACTCGAAGAACACCTGGTCCGAAATTTTACCCCTCTTGAAGCTTCCTTCGTCCTGCGTTAATGGATGTGTTGCTATCAAACAAACATATTTGAG ATATTTGGACCGATGGGAGAAGGTACATTTCCTCCATGAAGATGCAGATCGTGCCAGTGACGACGACGAAGAAAGCAGACATAAGCGCTGGTCCGCGAGATCTCTACATTCAGTACCTTGTTCCTACAATTACTCCCAACATAATGTAACAG aaatcaaCAGGGAACACAACCATCTTTCTACTAACTTGTACAAGCAATCCGATTACGATCGACTCTCTTTATCCTTGATATCTCCATTACCGAATGAACAAGATTTCGCCATCAACGTATGCACGTTACTCTCCAATGATGGAAAACATACTTTGAAGCTAGAAAAACATCCACGTTTGATTAATTATCTGCTAGCACACGCCGGAGTTTTCAGTCATA gttcCTTGAGAAAATTGTTCATCCATTTTTACAACGTGGTCAGGAAGAAACCCATCCATAATTTTTGGAAAGATGTCCTCGAATCGCCGGAATACCTCGATCTGACAAACGAAGCCATATTCAAAGCATTAGATTCCGAAACCACCACGAAAACAAGTTCTTCTTCCCTCATACTCGGTcaagaagaaatagaagaaaaagcAGCAGGTTCAATAACCATCGACGTTTCCACGAACGatcaacaaaaagaaacaacagACAGTGTAGATTGTGAGATCGTCGAAGATACATGTGatactttcaaattaaaactgAATCCTGAAGATAGTGAactgttttgtttaaaaaggaatttgGGTACGCAGGATTACATAGGTCAAAGGGTATTACAAATCGCCACCATATTGAGGAACCTCAGTTTCATCGAGGAAAATGTACCGGTATTAGTGAAGAATAGTTGTTTCGTTAGATTTTTGTTATTGTGTAGTATATCGCGTTGGAACGTTCTGAAGAATCTCGGTACGGATATGCTCAGTAATATAGCATCGGAATTTATAGTGAGAGATTTGCAAAGTGACATTTTAGCAGctaaattgttgaaaatcgTTACGGACGGTTTGAAGAGCCAAGATCGAGCCGCTTGCATATCTTCTTTGgaagttttgaataaattgagtCAAAACGAACAGAACGAAGAAGTGATGCAAAAATCTTTGCAGAAACAAGTTTATACGAACGTTTGTTCCTTTTTAACTTTACACGATGTCATGTTGTTAATTTATACTTTGGAATGTTTATattctttgtcttctttgggtGAAAAATCTTGTAATTATATTATCGTTAATCACGGTGTTATTGACACTTTGGTGGCTTTAATAACGGTTGAAGGTAAAAGTTACGGTCCAAAAGCTTGTATCGGGATGAAATTGGTGGAAACTTTACCTAGCGGTACCAGCCAGCAGGCTCAG GTTCAAAATACTACCCAGTCACAAACAAATCAGACCCAAACTCAAACAGTGTCAACTGTAACTGCAACCTTAACAGTATCCTCGTCCAGTTCAACGTTTACTACTATCAATTCGAATATGACTGTCGTTACAACTTCAACTCTCACCCCAGTGGTTAGTAGTAGTAGTCCTACTCCGAAATCAGCACCTAGTACGCCTGTGAGACAAGTACCTATAGTACCACAGAGGCTTTTGCCTATCACTCCCACACCAGTGGTTACAACAG CAACACCTTCTACGTCTTCTGTAATTCAATCTACGTCAACGATCATGACGCCTCAACAGTTGATTCAACAACAGCACGCCCATCAACAGGTCATACACGAAAATGAACAGTTCGCATTGGCTTGGTTAAGGGCGACTTATGAACCCTGCGCAAATGGTAAAGTCGATCATCAGGAACTTTATAAGCACTATTTGAATTCTTGTTCGACTATTGGAAGAAAGGGGGTCATATCGCCCCTACATTTTCCAAGATGTGTACG aTCTATTTTTGGCGGCACAGTGGGACCGAATCCCATGAAACAATCGAATTCGTCCGATCCCCAGTTTTACGACGGTATCAAGGTGCGAGACAAACCCCTCATAATCAATATCCCGCCATCTGCAACGCCCCAAACTAAACCCTCCGTATTTATCCCGTCTCCCGCCCCGAAAATTCAACAAGTACGTCGAAAATCGTCAGTACAACCAATTTTATTAACGTCTCAGGGACAGGGAAACGCGCTGACCGTGGTGGCGGACAATAACGGGACGGGAACCGACGTCGCCGCGTCTGCGCCGTCTCCCGCCTCGCCGATACTTAAGGCGCAACTTAGCGCCCCGCCTAAACAAAGGGACGCATCACCCGTGTCGACCAAAGGCGATACGAAAAGTCAG GCCATAGCTCATCCTCATCTTAGTCAAGCTCTACTCGGTTTGGGTAATACTTCGACGACTAGTAGTAGTGGAGTtattaataaagataatttaacGACAGCGTCGACGTCGTCGACGGGAGCAACAGGTCAGACAAGTAATACGTCGCTTATAAAAAGCCTTCTGGCGACAAAG GTGGCTGCACGTCAACAGCGACTCCTAGCCCAACAAGCCACCGATAAAACCTCGATAAAGGAACCTTTGAAATCGTCGAGATTAAACGGCGTTCGACAACTTTTTTCCGATACCGATATAGGAGATCCTTCGGTATCATCTACAACCCAATTCACCGATTTGACTAAGGGGAAGAAAGAACCGCCCCAACCGCCACCTCCGCCTCTGGCGCCGCTCAGTAACAACGTCAAAGGTGGTAAGCAGAATAGAATCGACAATGAGGACAGCGATTCCCTTGGGAATCATTCGGCTGCTTCTAGTTCCGGTATAGGAACAGTCG GTTTGGGAGGTGTGTCTTCGACGGAAGACGGCGAAAATTCCTTAACCAGTTTCGAAGGGCTACTAAACGGAATACCTAACGCTGACAACGCCCTAACCGAAGACAGTAATTCCAAAGATTCTTTAAAACACGGCGAGATATCGATGCATAAACCCCTTAGGCTGGCCGACCTTTTAGaaaagaaattcgaaaaaagtcCCCCCCTGTTGAACGGCGGTATGAGAAAAGAATTAAGACTGGGCGAAAAGGCCATGGATTTGGTAGAAAATCACATCGAAAAGGCGTTAAGTAGAGAAAACGACAACAATGCCGATACAAAAATGGAAATTGACATTAAAGAAGACATCGTCTCCAAAGAAGAGGTCCACAGAGAAATG GTTGGTATAAAACGAAGCGCCTCCGAAGAAATGATGGAAATTGAAGCGAAACGTCCTCTACTATCCAGCAACATCAACGGTTCCTCGACAGCAGCCTCCCCGGCACCAGATTCGTCGAGTTCTAACGGCGACGACGGTCCTTCGAGAGTATCCACCGCCGCAGCTAAACTCTTCGCGGATATAGCTGCGGATATATTAGAAGACGAAGATGAGGAACAATTGTTACAAGAAGCACAATCGACGCAGATAGTAACTGACAACCAATCTCAGGTGCAACTACAAACCCAGGCTCCTTTACAACAGATCATAATGGACAACAGTCAACAGATGTTGTTGACTCAGCAGAGGCAGATCATCGTTTCGCAAGCTCAGATACCAGGAACAAATCAAATGGTCTTTTCGACAG gTGGTCATTTGAAAACCCAATCTGGTCAAACTGTAATAGTTCAAAATACATCCGGTCAAAGATCGATGATGTTGGCACAACCTAATTCCGGGCCGATTCTTCTTTCCCAAGGTCTGCAAGGACAAATGCAGATAGTGGCTAGTTCGCAGGCGGGTCAATACGTTTTACAAACTAGCAGCGCTGGTGGTCAAGGAACGGCGTACGTAGTTGCCCAACCGCAAACTGCGATGGTACACGGAGGTCAACAACAAACTGTACTTTTAGCTCAAACGTCCCAACAACAAGGCACCGGCGCTAAAACCATCATTATTTTACAACAACAACCCACTTCAGCTACACCGACGCAACACCAGAAGGTTGTAGTTACACCGCAAGGACAACAG GTTGTCGTGACTCAAGTTCCTAGGCCTATAGTACATACTTCATCGGTATCTAATAACGTTTCGCCAGTTAATAAAGTTACGAAAACGACAGCCGGCGCTGCAACAACTAATACGAATACTTCTTCTCAAACACAACCCGCTACCAATTCGAATTTATCGACTGATAAAAAGGAGGATATCAAAAAGCACAAGATCGCCAGAGATCTGACAACGCCTTATATTTGCGAATGGAACGATTGTTTGAT TGAAAGAAGATTCAAATCTGCCAACGAAGTTTATCTGCACGCTTGCGAAGCTCATTGTCCATCCGGTACTGAGGAAATAATTTGTCAATGGGACAGATGTGATAATATGAAAAGAAGAAGGTTCTCGTTGATGACTCACCTCCATGACAAACATTGTAACACCGAG gCGATGAAACAAAGTTTGACGAAACGGAAGCAGGCGGctcagaataataataaaactgaaatgcCTGCACCATCGGCTCCTAGTCCCCATCCCGGTTACGCTCCAGATGCAGCTTTACACGCGATCAAAAGACATGCCATGGAATTCGTAAATCCCAAGGAATTACAA CTGAAACCTCCATTACCGGTCACTGCCGGTTCGACAGCGGCTGTTGTCGCCCGTGGTGGTCCACCACCTACCCCCGACCAG gATGACAATGAAGGTCCAGTTACAAAAAGTATTCGTTTAACGGCATCGCTAATTTTAAGAAATCTTGTTATTTACAGTAGTCAATGTAAAAG GTACTTAAAATCCTACGAGTCCCATTTGGCGAATGTGGCCCTTAGTAATGTAGAATCATCAAGGACTATAGCACAAATTCTTTTCGATATGAATGACGGTTCTACGCATAGGTGA